The DNA segment TCGCGGTTCAACACAACCTCGACCGGGTCTCTCAGTATTATTTTTACACCGAAAAAAGATGGAAAAGCCTGCAAAAGCGTAAAGAGTCCGTAGAGGAAAAGACTACGCTGGTTCCGGAAAAAGAAAATATAAAACTGGCTGACAAAGAAAAAGGCACAGTCGGTGCCGCGGCTTTGGACAAAGCAGGTAATTTAGCCGCCGGAACCTCAACGGGAGGCATGACCAATAAAATGTTTGGCAGGGTCGGCGACTCACCGATTATCGGCGCGGGAACCTACGCAAATAATCAAACCTGCGCGGTTTCCGGAACCGGGCATGGCGAATACTTTATGCGTCTCCTGGTTTCTTATGACATTCACGCGTTAATGGCCTATGAAGGCAAGTCATTAAAAGAAGCTGCCAACACCGTAATTATGAAAAAGTTAGAGGAGCTTGGTGGGACAGGCGGAATTATCGCCATCGATAAGGATGGCAACATCGCGATGCCTTTTAATACTGATGGCATGTATCGCGGTTATATTAGAGAAAATGGTGAAACAGTTGTGAAAATTTATAAAAATTAGTCTTTTTCGAA comes from the candidate division KSB1 bacterium genome and includes:
- a CDS encoding isoaspartyl peptidase/L-asparaginase; this encodes MLGSTILVLVILFFQSKEAHSQKTNSTFGMVIHGGAGTILKKNMTPELEQAYQSKLKEALQTGYDILKNNGSSMDAVEATINILEDSPLFNAGKGAVFTGDGTHELDASIMDGRTLQAGAVASVKHVKNPITLARLVLEKSPHVMMVGAGAEEFAVQHNLDRVSQYYFYTEKRWKSLQKRKESVEEKTTLVPEKENIKLADKEKGTVGAAALDKAGNLAAGTSTGGMTNKMFGRVGDSPIIGAGTYANNQTCAVSGTGHGEYFMRLLVSYDIHALMAYEGKSLKEAANTVIMKKLEELGGTGGIIAIDKDGNIAMPFNTDGMYRGYIRENGETVVKIYKN